The Chelonia mydas isolate rCheMyd1 chromosome 1, rCheMyd1.pri.v2, whole genome shotgun sequence nucleotide sequence aatatttgaaaagccCGCGCTCTGCCGGGAGGGAAATAATTGACCCTTCCCGCCTTTTCTGCCCCCCCCGGTAGTGCCTATACCGCCTCCGCCGCCCGCACCCTGCATGATCTGATTTCACAGAACACTTGCTCCCTCTGGCCCACATAGCCTCGATTACGCTCTCCTAGTAATTTAATAAAGCCCTATTTTAATACCTgctgatttttctctttaaatcctTCGCTCACCGCTTGAAAGCGACAGATTTGTGATATGGGATTCTGAATACCTCCCTCCTCCTTacaacaccccaccccaccaccaccaaaatgcGACAGCGAAGAAGGAAATTCATACCGCATATGCCTAAAGTTTGGTGGGGAGTTCTATACTATTTTATATTGCACTTTGGGGTTCTCCAGAGGGTGACAAATAACCTACAACCCTTCTCCTCCCATCACCCACAAAATAAGCAACATGATTTTTTTGTTAACGATTAAGagcaaatagaaatatttttaatgtagtaTAGTAAGTTATTGTCCTGTGAAGTGTTTTACTTTCCTGAAAACCAAGATGTATATGAGAGATTGGCTAAGTTAAAATTCAACAACGTGCTTAGATTACTAAACATACAAACTACCACATTCATGTTTTATTAGAATGCCTCCAAGCATATAAGAGTTGAAGCGAGAACCTTTGATCGAAATAAAGATTTGAGACGTCGCAAATAAGAATTACAATTTAAATGTTTAGTATACATTCCCTagcaaattagatttttttaaaaaatgtatttcctgTAAGGTAGCATTTTTAGAACAATCACACTTACCCTAGCCAGGGAAAACAGAAAGCAGTGTTATGAGCTCTTTTATTGAAAGTGTGGGTGGCTCTTAAAAGAGCCTTTGGGTTTTATGTTCTTTGATACAATCTACTTAGAGCTAGTGTACTTGGTAACAGCCTTAGTACCCTCAGACACCGCGTGTTTGGCCAGCTCGCCCGGCAGCAGCAGTCTTACAGCGGTCTGAATCTCCCGGGAAGTGATGGTCGAGCGCTTGTTGTAATGCGCCAGACGAGACGCCTCCCCTGCGATACGCTCGAAAATATCATTCACAAAGGAGTTCATGATCCCCATAGCCTTTGAAGAAATACCAGTGTCTGGGTGAACTTGTTTCAGCACTTTGTACACGTAGATTGAGTAGCTTTCCTTCCTAGTCTTTCTACGCTTCTTATCTCCCTTTTTCTGGGTCTTAGTAACAGCCTTCTTAGACCCCTTCTTAGGAGCTGGAGCAGATTTCGCTGGTTCAGGCATATTGAGATTTGTTGCTTTCTCTACACGACAAAAACAACGTACGTATAATGGCGGCCACCCCCCTTATTTATAGGGACCTTATGCAAATAAGACGCTTGTaatctttcattttttattgGGCCTTAACTAAAGCAGACGTCACATACGATAAACCCTACACCCAATTGGTCAAAATAAAATCCTCATCACCATTGGTTGGAAATACAATGCAAATTTTCAACCAATCGTGAATCAGTTTCTGTGCCACAAGGAAGGGATAAAAAGGCAGGATTAGGGCGGGGCGCTCTTAATTTCagattttgtcttttaaaaagtgctttagtTTTGTCAACCAGAGAGTCAATGTCGGGTCGAGGAAAGCAAGGAGGTAAAGTAAGGGCGAAAGCCAAGTCTCGTTCTTCACGAGCCGGCCTACAGTTCCCAGTAGGTCGTGTGCACCGTCTTCTCCGCAAAGGTAATTATGCTGAGCGGGTGGGCGCTGGCGCCCCAGTCTATATGGCAGCGGTGCTTGAGTATCTGACTGCTGAAATATTGGAGCTGGCTGGCAACGCTGCTCGGGACAACAAGAAAACCAGGATCATTCCCCGTCACCTGCAGCTCGCCATCCGAAACGACGAGGAGCTCAACAAGCTGTTGGGGAAAGTCACTATCGCTCAAGGGGGTGTCCTGCCCAATATCCAGGCCGTGCTGCTGCCCAAGAAGACTGAGAGCCATAAGGCGAAGAGCAAGTAAAAGTGACCATATACTAAATCAACCCAAAGGCTCTTTTCAGAGCCACCCACAGTAGCAGAAAAAGAGTTGAGTTCCTAATACACTAATCCATTATATACTTCAAAAACCAGAAGTTCTGAGtagtttaaaatgaagaaaatatggaATAATAAAGAAATGTGCCTTGATTCCTTCTCATTAAGTGAAATTTTATCTTTATAGACTGACCAGGGTGAAAGCTTAAGTCACGTTCGTTCTACCGTCTTCCTTATTCTGAGTTAACCAGGGCCAAGGTTACACAGATATATTTTCGTGAGTACTAGGTTATAGACGGAAATCAGTTAAAATCGAGAATTAAATTTAGAAAAATTGGTGTAATTTTGAAACAGTTACCAGTACAAATTAAATATTCTGGTGTAAATGGAGTAGATTCACttaattcaaactgaaaaaggggaggaagggaaagggtgTCATTGACCAATCCTTGTAAAACGCGGATTTTTCAAATTATCCAATTGCTAAAAAGCGCGGACTTTTTCAAATTTTCCCCAATACCCGCAAAAAGACTTATTCACACTGCTAACCGGTGCTACACTCCCAACAGCTAGGCAAAATAGACCGAGAGAAGAGCGTTCTAAATGACTAGCAGACATTCGTTCTTAGTTGGCGGGACGAGCTCTAACAGCAGAAAGTCTAAGTAGAAATAATGGCTAGAATCCCTGCTAGCATAGATTTAAAAAACTTAACCCAACCAATTTTACAGATTTTTCTAAATTGTTTCTGGTTCAGAGATTAATTTAAAGTGGTTTGTTAAACTGTATAGAAAAAAGGAGTATGAGTTTTTGGAATATTAACTGCTAAAGCGGGTCCTCCACCAAAGCAACCTTTGATACACAGAACACTAGGTGTTTCAGCACctttggggaagagggtgggtgGCTCTTAAAAGAGCCGTTGGGTTTGTTTGCACGAGACTCTAATTTTCTcttcaaacagtttcacttcttCTTAGGCGCTGCCTTCTTAGCCTTTCCTCCTTTAGGTTTGGTGGGCTTGGGCTTGGCAGCCTTAGGCTTCACCGCCTTGGCCTTAGCCGGGCTCTTAGCTGCCTTTTTGGGCTTGGCAGGTTTGGCCTTTTTCGGGCTCTTGGCTGCTTTCTTCGCCGTGGCAGCCGCTGGTTTCTTGGCTTTTTTCGGGCTCTTTTTTACGGCCGCAGCTTTCTTAGCCTTCTTAGCAGCGCTGGCAGGCTTCTTGGCAGCTGGTTTCTTAGGTTTTGCCGCTGACTTTTTCTTAGGTGCCTTCTCCTTTGTCTCACCCGGCTTCTTGCTGAGTTTGAAGGAACCCGAGGCACCGGTACCTTTGGTCTGTACCAAAACGCTTTTGCTCACCAGACTCTTTAGCCCCAGCTTAATACGACTATTATTTTTTTCTACATCGTACCCTCCAGCTGCCAGAACTTTCTTAAGAGCAGCCAAAGAAAGCCCTTTGCGTTCCTTAGAGGCTGACACTGCCTTAGTGATCAGCTCGGTCACGCTGGGGCCCGAGGGCTTCCGGAGTTTCGAACCCGCTGCCGCCTTCTTTGCCTTTTTAGCTGGAGCCttggaggctggagcaggagcagctgctgctgcaactACAGGCGCAGTTTCAGACATGGTCACAGACACGCTACAAAATCGGAAAAAACATGAAGTGAAGTGAACTAGCCTGATGCCTGTTATTTATAGGGAGGGGTCACTGTCTGATTGGTGCGTTAAAGACCCGCCCAGCTGCAAACCAGAAAGggctcttctctcctctcttaTTTTGTGTTTCTTCGGAGTCAATAAAGTGTAATTTTTGCACGATATTTGCCACCAAATTGTCCCTTTTCTCACCCAAATTAAGATGAAACAGGCTATTTTCATTCATTAGTGTTTCCTTCAGTAAATaataaaattgcattaaaaaaaaagattataaacCCTGAGTACTGAAGCTGGATGGACAGCGCGAgccagaacattttcattttctttgtaaattaaaaatgtCCCTTTGTCAAAAAGATCAGAGAAATAATGTAATGCTATTCTTTTGACGGTCTTCTTCCAATTAGGAA carries:
- the LOC102944978 gene encoding histone H2B 8, whose protein sequence is MPEPAKSAPAPKKGSKKAVTKTQKKGDKKRRKTRKESYSIYVYKVLKQVHPDTGISSKAMGIMNSFVNDIFERIAGEASRLAHYNKRSTITSREIQTAVRLLLPGELAKHAVSEGTKAVTKYTSSK
- the LOC102934343 gene encoding histone H2A.J, which gives rise to MSGRGKQGGKVRAKAKSRSSRAGLQFPVGRVHRLLRKGNYAERVGAGAPVYMAAVLEYLTAEILELAGNAARDNKKTRIIPRHLQLAIRNDEELNKLLGKVTIAQGGVLPNIQAVLLPKKTESHKAKSK
- the LOC102934932 gene encoding histone H1, with the protein product MSETAPVVAAAAAPAPASKAPAKKAKKAAAGSKLRKPSGPSVTELITKAVSASKERKGLSLAALKKVLAAGGYDVEKNNSRIKLGLKSLVSKSVLVQTKGTGASGSFKLSKKPGETKEKAPKKKSAAKPKKPAAKKPASAAKKAKKAAAVKKSPKKAKKPAAATAKKAAKSPKKAKPAKPKKAAKSPAKAKAVKPKAAKPKPTKPKGGKAKKAAPKKK